Proteins co-encoded in one Acidovorax sp. 69 genomic window:
- a CDS encoding pseudouridine synthase: MLRRPAVAAKAAPVRPAPAPRPARAPAPPNYRTATGAFVAPVRQAPVRAAATVAANGLVTSRLNKRMAELGLCSRREADDWIAQGWVKVNGEVAPMGLQVTAADRIDVDKVAQDFQEQRVTILLHKPMGYVSGQAEDGHTPAVALINPRTHWRDDPSRHRFSPPQLRGLAPAGRLDIDSVGLLVLTQDGRVARQIIGEDSEMEKEYLVRVVYQAPGQAVPRHPSERSAPLQEIDERDPVSTNVQAVFPTELLERLRHGLSLDGEALKPAKVDWQNPEQLRFVLTEGKKRQIRRMCELVGLKVVGLKRIRIGRVTLGNLPAGQWRYLSPQERF, encoded by the coding sequence GTGCTGCGCCGCCCCGCCGTCGCCGCCAAGGCAGCGCCCGTGCGGCCTGCGCCTGCCCCCCGGCCTGCCAGGGCGCCCGCGCCTCCCAATTACCGCACGGCGACGGGCGCGTTTGTTGCCCCGGTGCGTCAGGCGCCGGTACGGGCGGCTGCAACCGTCGCTGCGAACGGGTTGGTCACGTCCCGCTTGAACAAACGCATGGCCGAGCTGGGGCTGTGCTCGCGGCGCGAGGCCGACGACTGGATTGCCCAGGGCTGGGTCAAGGTCAATGGCGAGGTGGCGCCCATGGGACTGCAGGTCACAGCGGCCGATCGAATCGATGTGGACAAGGTGGCTCAAGATTTTCAGGAGCAGCGTGTCACCATCCTGCTGCACAAGCCCATGGGCTACGTGAGCGGCCAGGCCGAAGACGGCCACACGCCTGCCGTGGCGCTGATCAATCCCCGCACGCACTGGCGTGATGACCCTAGTCGCCACCGGTTTTCGCCCCCGCAACTGCGCGGGCTGGCGCCTGCGGGGCGGCTGGATATCGACTCAGTGGGCCTGCTGGTGCTGACGCAGGACGGCCGCGTGGCCCGGCAGATCATCGGCGAGGACTCCGAGATGGAAAAGGAGTACCTGGTGCGCGTGGTCTACCAGGCCCCCGGCCAGGCGGTCCCCCGCCACCCCAGCGAGCGCTCCGCGCCGCTGCAGGAAATTGACGAGCGTGACCCTGTCAGCACCAATGTGCAGGCGGTGTTTCCGACTGAGTTGCTGGAGCGCCTGCGCCATGGCCTGAGCCTGGACGGCGAGGCGCTCAAGCCCGCCAAGGTCGATTGGCAAAACCCCGAGCAGCTGCGTTTTGTGCTCACCGAGGGCAAAAAGCGCCAGATCCGCCGCATGTGCGAACTGGTGGGGCTCAAGGTGGTGGGCCTCAAGCGAATCCGCATCGGTCGCGTGACCCTGGGCAACCTGCCCGCGGGGCAGTGGCGCTACCTGTCGCCGCAAGAGCGCTTCTGA
- a CDS encoding bifunctional diguanylate cyclase/phosphodiesterase: MVGLSLLLLLIVQAAGFAVVRASIDRNARAQIARALDLDENIWSRLLDQNAERLRQGSALLAADYGFRSAVNSGDEETIQSVLENHGSRIGAAVTALLDTRLELRAVSLSDRMERFPATLGLVVPRLASQPQGSQIAVMDGVPYQFVMVPMRAPVVIGWVLMGFPIDQSRADEMRQLLSVHVALVVKGADGAVKVPVSTLPPDALALLQREAGAVGEIQTAEGTLLARSSQLDSVGGEVRSLLLRSVDEVVAPYRQLQVLLAIITVAGVLLFAAGTGVVAQRLTTPLRSLLAATQRLSRGEYDVPLEHTDRTDEIGNLARSFDHMRVDIGAQQTEIRRLAYWDRLTGLPNRERFRETVVQAIAGSATSEQPLAVLTLDLDRFKHVNDVLGYAFGDRLLQAVAGRLSRQVRSPDDMVARLGGNQFAILLPCADASAAHDIAQRINQSFEEPLAFEDQTVDLSAGIGFACWPDDADDADTLLSRSEIAMYAAKRKLSGALQYDAAFDSASAQTLSLLTELRHAVEHHELRLYLQPKVSLHGQPGLSAEALVRWQHPQRGLVPPMEFIPFAEQTGFVRQLTLWMFDEVARLLADPRTQGLPLRVSVNLSTRDLLDPELSNRLADILVRHDVQASAFCLEITESAIMDDPQRAEAMLNRLSEQGFKLSIDDFGTGYSSLAYLKRLPVDELKIDKSFVMGMETGEDDAMIVRSTIDLAHNLGLTVVAEGVETAGILEHLRTLACDEAQGYHITRPLPVDDFLAWQARQG; this comes from the coding sequence ATGGTGGGGTTGTCGCTGTTGCTGCTGCTCATCGTGCAGGCGGCCGGGTTTGCTGTGGTGCGGGCCTCTATCGACCGCAATGCGCGGGCCCAGATCGCACGGGCCCTGGATCTGGACGAAAACATCTGGAGCCGCCTGCTGGACCAGAACGCCGAGCGACTGCGCCAGGGCTCGGCCCTGCTGGCTGCCGACTACGGCTTCAGATCGGCGGTGAACTCCGGTGACGAGGAGACGATCCAGTCGGTGCTTGAAAACCACGGTAGCCGCATCGGCGCCGCTGTGACAGCCCTGTTGGATACCCGTCTGGAGCTGCGGGCGGTGAGCCTGTCGGACCGGATGGAGCGGTTTCCTGCCACGCTGGGCCTGGTGGTGCCACGCCTGGCGTCGCAACCCCAGGGCAGCCAGATCGCCGTCATGGACGGCGTGCCTTACCAGTTTGTGATGGTGCCCATGCGGGCGCCTGTGGTCATTGGCTGGGTACTGATGGGGTTCCCGATCGATCAGTCGCGGGCCGACGAAATGCGGCAGCTCTTGTCGGTGCATGTGGCGCTGGTGGTCAAGGGGGCCGATGGCGCGGTGAAAGTCCCCGTGAGCACGCTGCCTCCGGATGCCCTGGCTTTGCTGCAACGGGAAGCCGGGGCGGTGGGCGAGATTCAGACGGCCGAGGGCACGTTGCTGGCGCGCTCCAGCCAGCTCGATAGCGTGGGTGGGGAGGTCCGCTCGCTGTTGCTGCGTTCGGTGGATGAAGTGGTAGCGCCCTACCGCCAGTTGCAGGTGCTCCTGGCCATCATCACCGTGGCGGGCGTTTTGTTGTTTGCCGCGGGCACCGGGGTGGTTGCGCAGCGTCTGACAACGCCGCTGCGCTCGCTGCTTGCCGCCACGCAGCGGCTCTCGCGCGGAGAATACGATGTGCCGCTGGAGCACACCGACCGCACCGACGAGATTGGCAACCTGGCGCGTTCGTTCGACCACATGCGGGTGGACATTGGTGCGCAGCAAACCGAGATTCGCCGCCTGGCCTACTGGGACCGTTTGACGGGTCTTCCCAATCGCGAACGTTTTCGCGAGACGGTCGTTCAGGCCATTGCGGGCAGTGCTACGTCAGAGCAGCCCTTGGCGGTGCTCACCCTTGATCTGGATCGGTTCAAGCATGTCAATGACGTACTGGGCTACGCCTTTGGCGACCGGTTGTTGCAGGCTGTGGCTGGGCGCTTGAGTCGGCAAGTTCGCTCACCCGACGATATGGTGGCGCGTTTGGGCGGCAATCAGTTCGCCATCTTGCTGCCTTGTGCCGATGCGTCTGCCGCCCATGACATTGCCCAGCGCATCAACCAATCGTTCGAGGAGCCTTTGGCGTTTGAAGACCAGACCGTGGATTTGAGCGCCGGCATCGGTTTTGCCTGCTGGCCGGATGATGCCGATGATGCTGACACCCTGCTCAGCCGTTCGGAGATTGCGATGTACGCAGCCAAGCGCAAGCTCAGTGGTGCATTGCAGTACGACGCTGCTTTCGACTCGGCCAGTGCACAGACCCTGTCGCTGCTGACCGAGCTGCGCCACGCGGTGGAGCACCATGAACTGCGCCTGTATCTGCAGCCGAAGGTGTCGCTGCATGGGCAGCCCGGCTTGTCGGCCGAGGCGCTGGTGCGCTGGCAGCATCCGCAGCGGGGGCTGGTTCCCCCGATGGAGTTCATCCCGTTTGCCGAGCAGACCGGTTTTGTGCGCCAGCTCACACTGTGGATGTTTGACGAGGTTGCGCGGCTGCTGGCCGACCCGCGCACGCAGGGCCTGCCGCTCAGGGTGTCGGTCAACCTGTCCACCCGCGACCTGCTCGACCCGGAACTCAGCAACCGACTGGCCGACATCCTGGTGCGGCATGACGTACAGGCCAGTGCCTTCTGTCTGGAGATCACCGAAAGCGCGATCATGGACGACCCGCAGCGCGCCGAGGCCATGCTCAACCGGCTGTCCGAGCAGGGCTTCAAACTGTCCATCGACGATTTCGGCACGGGTTATTCGTCGCTGGCCTACCTCAAGCGCTTGCCGGTGGATGAACTCAAAATCGACAAATCGTTTGTGATGGGCATGGAGACGGGCGAAGACGACGCGATGATCGTGCGCTCGACCATTGACCTGGCGCATAACCTGGGGCTTACCGTGGTGGCCGAGGGCGTGGAAACTGCCGGGATCCTGGAGCATCTGCGTACGCTGGCCTGCGATGAGGCGCAGGGTTACCACATCACGCGGCCCCTGCCGGTCGACGATTTCCTGGCCTGGCAGGCGCGCCAGGGGTAA
- a CDS encoding methylamine utilization protein, with protein MGQRGSVPGGLSTLAHSGTLQVDVLDALGKPLADAVVFLDSAEARKEVKPLAGAEMAQEKRQFVPGVLVVTAGTEVLFPNRDSVRHHVYSFSPTKKFELKLYSGTPSNPVLFDKPGVVALGCNIHDQMVGWILVVDTPYYARTPAGSGKALLDNVPPGTYRLRTWHIRLPVGAPALEQTVTVPAAGTAAASVRMTGLQP; from the coding sequence GTGGGCCAGCGTGGCAGTGTGCCTGGGGGGCTGAGCACCCTGGCACATTCGGGAACGCTGCAAGTGGACGTACTGGATGCGTTGGGCAAACCACTGGCGGACGCGGTGGTCTTTCTGGACTCCGCTGAGGCGCGCAAGGAGGTCAAGCCGCTGGCTGGCGCCGAAATGGCGCAGGAAAAAAGGCAGTTCGTGCCCGGTGTGCTGGTGGTGACGGCGGGAACCGAAGTGCTGTTTCCTAACCGCGACTCGGTGCGGCACCATGTGTATTCGTTTTCTCCGACCAAGAAGTTTGAGCTCAAGCTCTATAGCGGAACCCCCTCCAACCCCGTTCTTTTCGACAAACCGGGGGTGGTGGCACTGGGCTGCAATATCCATGACCAGATGGTGGGCTGGATTCTGGTGGTGGACACGCCTTACTACGCCCGCACACCGGCTGGTAGTGGCAAGGCGCTGCTCGACAACGTACCGCCAGGCACTTACAGGCTGAGGACCTGGCACATCCGCTTGCCGGTGGGCGCCCCGGCACTGGAGCAAACGGTGACGGTGCCTGCGGCGGGGACTGCTGCTGCCTCGGTGCGTATGACGGGGCTGCAGCCTTGA